The Pleuronectes platessa chromosome 13, fPlePla1.1, whole genome shotgun sequence genome includes a window with the following:
- the LOC128453995 gene encoding uncharacterized protein LOC128453995 — MQRLPPSGGRGKLLNHQQELAIVDMVVANNAIKLHEIQSRILEDQEIFHNINSISLATITRTLSKHRVRMKQLYTVPFERNSERVKVLRQQYVQRVMELEANQAPHEFVYVDEAGFNLAKRRRRGRNVIGKRATVDVPGQRGANITMCAAISNAGSLLHKCQVGPYNTERLLAFLDDLHQRLVPEQDQEGENRRTFVITWDNVAFHHSQAVTAWFEVHPRLIRLFLPPYSPFLNPIEEFFSTWRWKVYDHQPHDQLSLLEAMDAGCRDITVDDCQGWIRHSKRFYPRCIALDNIRCDVDENLWPNPEDRRD, encoded by the exons ATGCaacgtcttcctccctctggggGAAGAGGTAAGCTCCTTAATCATCAACAAGAGCTTGCCATAGTAGATATGGTTGTTGCAAATAACGCAATTAAACTGCATGAGATTCAAAGCAGAATTTTGGAGGACCAAGAGATATTTCACAATATCAATAGCATCAGCCTCGCAACCATTACGCGGACATTGTCCAAACACAGAGTGCGGATGAAACAGCTCTACACTGttccctttgagaggaacagtgaGCGAGTCAAGGTGCTACGACAACAATATGTCCAG AGAGTTATGGAATTGGAGGCCAACCAGGCCCCTCATGAATTCGTATACGTGGATGAGGCAGGATTTAATCTGGCCAAAAGGCGTCGACGTGGAAGAAATGTCATTGGAAAAAGGGCCACAGTTGATGTTCCTGGACAGAGAGGGGCAAATATCACTATGTGTGCGGCAATTTCAAATGCAGGATCACTCCTCCACAAATGTCAGGTTGGACCTTACAACACCGAGCGCCTCCTTGCTTTTCTCGATGATCTCCACCAGCGCCTGGTTCCAGAGCAGGATCAGGAGGGTGAAAACAGGAGGACCTTCGTTATCACCTGGGACAACGTGGCCTTCCATCACTCACAAGCAGTTACAGCATGGTTTGAGGTCCACCCAAGACTGATTCGTCTATTTCTTCCACCCTATTCACCTTTCCTCAACCCCATAGAGGAGTTCTTTTCTACATGGAGGTGGAAAGTCTATGACCATCAGCCACATGACCAGTTGTCCCTCCTTGAAGCCATGGATGCTGGCTGCAGGGACATCACAGTTGATGATTGTCAAGGGTGGATCAGGCATTCCAAGCGGTTTTATCCAAGGTGTATCGCCTTGGATAACATCAGATGCGATGTGGATGAAAACTTGTGGCCTAACCCTGAAGATCGCAGGGATTAG